TTGTCGCATTAGCATATAGCCGTCCACCTCTGGCATCCCGATATCACTGAGCAACACATCTGGCTTGGAGTGGGTTAAAGCAACGAGTGCTTCGCCTGCTGAGGCAACGTTTATGACATTCGCCCCATACTGTTCGATTAAAAAAGCAACAAACTCCCGTGAATCGGCATCATCATCCACTACTAAAACCTGGATGCCAGTCAAATCCAAAGCAGGCTCAGACGGTTTACCATCCTGGTTGATTTTGGGTGAGGTTTGCATGAGTGACAGTCTGACAGTAAAGATTGCCCCCTGCCCTTCCCCTGGACTCTCTGCCTTAACAGTTCCGCCATGCAGTTCAACTAAGTGATGAACGATCGCCAATCCTAACCCCAGTCCCCCAAATTTTCGAGTTGTAGCGCCATCTTCTTGGCGGAAGTAGTCAAACACATGAGGGAGAAAGTCCGGATGGATTCCCTTACCCGTATCGCTAACGGTAATCTGGGCAACAGAGCCAAGGCGCTCTAGTCGGATGTCCACTCGTCCTCCTGACGGTGTGAACTTAACCGCGTTGGAGAGGAGATTCCAAACCACTTGCTGTAATCGGCTTGAGTCACCCGATACCAGTCCTACCTCCGGTTCCAGTATTGTGTGAATTTGAATGGACTTGGCTTGGGCTGCCAACCGCACCGTTTCCATTGCCGCTTGAATTGTCGATGCTAGATCGACCGGACAAACGTTCAAACTGAGTTTACCTCGCAGAATCCGGGAGATATCCAGCAAGTCTTCAATCAGTTCAGACTGCAACTTAGCATTCCGAGCAATAGTACTCAGGGCGTAAGTAGTTTTGGCTCGATCCAGCGTTTGAGTTTGGAGGAGCGTTGACCAGCCTAAGATGGGGTTGAGAGGCGATCGCAGTTCGTGGGAGACAATAGCGAGAAACTCATCTTTGACGCGATTGGCTCGCTCTGCCTCCGCCCGTGCTGCTTGCTCGCGGGCAAGAAGTTGTTCCCGTTCTGTTTCGGCTCGCTTGCGATCGCTGATATCGTTAACCAGTGCCACAAACCCCTCAACAGATCCCTGACTATTAAATCGAGGAACATAGGTTGCACGCACATAACGGGTTCCACCATCTTTGTAAGGTATCTGGCTCTCAAAAGTCACTTGCTGTCCTGCCAGAACTTGCTCAACATAAGGACGAATTTCTTCATAGGCAGTTTCACCCAATACCTCTCGGATGTGCTTGCCATAAATTTCCGTTTCTGGATGTCCAAACCATTCTTCGTATCCTCGATTGTTGAAGCGGTAACGTTGGTCTGAGTCCACGAAAGATATCAAGGCGGGCACGGCATTGGTTACTAAATGAAGTTCTGCTTCTCGTTGCCGTAATGCATCCTCTGCTTGTTTGCGAGCGCTGATGTCAACGATCAATTCCACGCCTTCTCCATCGCTAAGGCGCGATGCGGCGAATAATGCCCACCAGCGTGAGCCATCCTTGCGGATATATTCCTTTTCGTAAGGAGTCGTGTACCCGGTTGATTGAAACTCCTCAATGGCTCGTAAAGAATGCGGCATCCACTCTGGCGGTGTCATTTCGTTCCACCGCACTCGTCCTTGCTCAAAATCCTCACGGCTGTAACCGCTCATTTGGACAAAAGCGTCATTGGCATCGGTAATGCTGCCATCGGTTTTAAAGAAAATCACCCCAACCGTTTCAATTTCAATTACCCGCCGCAGTCGTTCCTCAGATTCGCGCAGGGCAAGGCTAGAGCGATCGCGCTCAAATACGATGCTGGCGATTTGGGTGCCGAAGGTTGCCAATTGGTACTCCCAATCGGTCGGCATCCGCGCTTCGTTCAAGCAAAGCATCAGAGAACCGAGGGGCTGGTTGTCCACTCCCAGCACGGGTACGGAATGGCACGCCAGCACACCGTGGGCCACACATAAGTCTCGCCATTCTTTTGACCAGCGATTGTCGTTGGCGATATCTGCACAGGTAATAGGCTGTCTAGAATAGACCGCCTCACCACAGGTACCAATGCACAGATCGTTAATGGGGGCATCCTTAAGTCCTTCACCGAACAATGGCGGAAAGTCTGGGGCAATGGAGTGGGGAAATTTTCGGCACTGGGCATCAGTCAGCAGGATACAGGCACGGGTGGGGGGATTCAGATTGGACACCGAAACACACACAGCACTGAGGCATTCATCCAGAGGATGCCCCGATGCGATCGACTCCAGCAGTTTCTTCTGCTCAACCAGCATCAGTTCCGCCTGTTTGCGTTTGGTAATATCTTCAGCGATCCCGCCCAGATACAGCAACTCACCCCGATCGTCATATATGGGAAAACCGCGATCATAAATCCAGACGATCGATCCATCCGGGCGAATTACCCGATACTCCTGGCTAAATCCGCCCTGAATACATTGCTCCCATCCAGTTTGAATCCGTTGGCGATCGTCGGGATGAACGTATTCAATGAAGCGGGTTAGGTCTGTGTAAATCTCGGTTGCCAAGCGACCCCATACCCGATCGTAGGAAGGGCTAACGTAGATCAACCGATACTCACGAGCACTAGTAATCCAAATGACATCGTTGCTGTTTTCGGCAAAACTTCTGAATCGCGCTTCACTTTCTCGCAGGGCAACTTCGGCTCGTTTGCGATCGCTAATCTCCGTAATAAAAATCGTCAACCCATCTGATGAGGGATAGGCGTGATTCTCAAACCAACGGTTCCAGGCGGGGTAGTAGTACTCGAAATGAACCGCCGTTTGTTCTGCGATCGCCCGATGCACTTGCGTATAAAACTTACTGCCCACCACATCTGGAAACAATTCCCAAATGCTTTTTCCCAGCAATGCTTCCTTAGGCAATCCAACCGTTTCCACAACCCGGTTATTGACGTAGATATAACGCCACTCTCGATCCAGGACTAAAAACAGATCGTTAATTCCTGAGAGAACAGATTCCAGTTGCTCTTTCGCCGTTTCCACTTCTCGTCGCTGCGCCTGCTCGCGACGGGTTGACTCCTGCCGCAACTGAGCCAATTTCAGGTTTGCCTCTACCCGTGCTAGAAGTTCGCGGGCAGAGAAGGGTTTGATCAGATAGTCATCGGCTCCTGCTTCGATTCCTTCAATGCGAGACTCTTCTCCAGCACGAGCGGAAAGCAGGATGATGGGCAATTCCTTTGTCTGCGGGTCAGCCCTCAACTCCCGCAGCAACTCGAATCCATCTAATTCCGGCATCATCACATCCGTAAGCACCAGATCGGGGAGTTGCTGACGAACGGCAGCTAATGCAGCCACCCCATCCCTCACCGCTTCCACTTCATACTGTTGGCTCAACAGACGCTTTACATAGTCACGCATATCGGCATTGTCATCTGCCAGCAGAATTCGTGTAGTCCGCTCAGAGGAGGAATCTTGCTCCCCTGCTCCCCTGCTCCCCTGCCCCTCCTCTTCAGGGAGCCAACGTAATACTTCTTCAACATAAGGTGTAGCTCCTGTTACTGTTGATGTCAGAGTGCGGGTTGAATTAATGCATTCGCTCGGCAAATGAGCATATCCAGTAGGAATTGATACGGTGAAACTCGTTCCCCGGTCAACGACGCTGCTCACCTGAATTGTGCCACCATGCAAGCGTACTAGTTCTTGAACTAACGACAGGCCAATCCCCGATCCTTCGTAAGTCCGTCCTCTTGCCCCCTGCACCCGATGAAACCGTTCAAAGATGTGGGGTAGCTCGTCAGCTGGAATACCTGTACCCGTGTCCCGTACCTCTAGCTCAACGCAGTCTTGGCAATCGTACAGGGTAACCGCGATCTCTCCCTCAAACGTGAATTTAAAGGCGTTGGAGAGCAGGTTCAGCACAATCTTCTCCCACATCTGGCGATCGACATACACGAATCGAGATAAGGGAGAACAGTGTACTACTAAACGCATCCCAGCCCGCTCGATAGCTGAACGAAACACGCCTGCTAAATCTGCTGTCAGCATCGCCAAGTCAGTCGGCTCATACACGGCTTGAACGCGATCTGCTTCAATCCGGGAGAAATCCAGTAAGGTATTGACCAGTTTTAACAAGCGCAGGGAATTACGATGAACGGTTTCCAGTTGTTCGCGTTCGCTCGGATTTAGTCCTGCGGAATTGCTTAGCGTATCTTTCAACAGTCCCAATATGAGTGTGAGGGGAGTGCGAAACTCGTGGCTGATGTTGCTGAAGAAGGTCGTTTTAGCTCGGTCTAGTTCTGCCAGTGCCTCTGCTCGTTTGCGTTCTGCTTCATACGCACGGGCATTGGCGATCGCGGTGCCAATGAACCCAGTGACAAGGTCAAAGAACGTCCGGTATGCTGTATCTAGCACGAGATAATGGCTAACGCCAACGACAAAAAGCCCGGTGAGATGCTCGTTGGTCCCGACAGAAATGGGAAGCACTAACACCTGCTTTGTCAAATCGGGACGGGGTTCGCCAGGAAACTGAGCAACGAGCGTTTCGAGGTTGGAGCACTCAGCGGGGCGCTGCGTCCGAAGCACCAACGCAAGCGGCAACACTGAGGAGTCATCGTCTGCGCTCACCACCCAAGGCAACAGATACCCGTCTTCGGGAAGCCCAACCGAGGCGCTCATTGTGGCGCGAGTACCCGTCTCGTCTACAAGGTAAATGGCGGCAAACGGGATGTCGTGTGGATTCTCAGCTATAACCTTCGCCGCTTCTTGGCATGCCTCCTCAGCCATTTGCGTTTCAGCGACGCGGCTCCCGATATTGCGGTGCGTTTCGAGCCGTCTCGCGCTGACGACTTGCTCGGTAGTCTCGGTACAAGGACAGAAGATGCCTTGAACGGTTTTCCCATCGCTCGCGAGTATCGGACCAAAGGTGAACCTGACGTAGACTTCCTCAAGGGGGAGTCGGCGTGCGAAAAACATCCTCACGTCCTCGGATAACGTCGCACTCCCGGTAGCGTACACACTCTCAAGCATTGATCCGATTGTTTCCCAGATTTCCTGCCAGCACTCACGTGCGGGCTGACCGAGATAGCGAGGGTGCTTCGTCGCACCAAGGAAAGAGATATATGCGTCGTTGTAGAGGACGGTGAAGTCACGTCCCCAATACATCACGATCGGGATGCGAGAGGTGAGGCAAAGGCTCACTGCAACACGCAAGTTGTCTGGCCACTGTTCCGGCAGTCCTAAATCAGTCTTCGACCAGTCAAAAGCACGCATACGGGCTGCGAGTTCGCTATCGCCAGGAAAAAGACGCTCAAGCTTAGGGTCTATCGAGGTCATTATGTTTCTCTCCCCCATTCTAGATAGTATCTGATAGCAGATCCATTGCTAGGGGTGAGGACTGCGATGTACAAAACCGTCGCCAAACTTGGCTATCAATTACCAAATAGGTAGGCTAACTCCAACGCTGGTTTTTGAGATTTGTTATGAGGGGTACTCTGTACCTACAAGGTATCCCCATTCCCGCAGGAACAGTTTGTTTGCCGTAGCTTGCCCTGTAACAGACAGTTAGTCTGTGCCTATTTGTGACCAGAACTAGTCTGGCGACCGAACCTGCACGTCTCGACTCCTTACGATCCTCTGGTCTTTCAGAGTTGGGATGGTACAAGCGTCGATGCTTATCACTTTAATTATTGCACGTTAAACAGGTTTAGGCAACATTATAGATGATTCTGGGTAAGAAAACGGCTATCTAGTAGCAGCCGAGCGCTCATTTTCCCAACTGTTAACGGTTAGGAAAATCACTCCCAACTTGGCGGCAAATTTCTTCTGGGTTAGCCCCTTATGTTGCTGAAGCTCTCGAATCAGCTTGCCAATCTCCGGCTGCTTCGCTGTAAGCACTTTGTTGCATTACTTGGTTGCACTACTTTTATATCTTAATCTGATAGTCGAAGATTAGTCACGCTTTATAAAATTTAACATATCAAAAGGATGATTTTTGACCCGATCTCACCACTGCTTTCAATCACTTTTATTTATTAATTCAACAAAAAAGAATATTTGCTTAGTTCAAAAGATTTACTTAAAGTAATTATTACAGAGATGAGTTGACGGTTCAAAGAACACGACAACAAATCAGCGAGTCACAAACTTAAATTCACAGGGCTTACGCAAAAATTGCTAGAAACCTTGATTTATTGAACCGCCAAGACGCCAAGAGCGCCAAGAATTCGTAGAGCGTGCGTAAGTCATAATTCATACAGTAACGAGTCTAAGTAGTACTTAACAGGAGAGATAAAATGAAAGCCCAAACCAACAAAACTGTCAAATCTGTTGTAGAACTTCCCCAAAGCCAAGAAGACACATCAACCGAACTGCAAAAGTCACAAAAAACTGATTCTGACTTGACTATGGGGCAGCGCCTAGCTGATGCGATGGCAGCCAAAGTTGGTTCGTGGGCTTTTCTAACAGCCCAGACAAGTATTTTAGCAGCATGGGTTACTTTTAACTCAATACCGGGTCTACCTCACTGGGATCAACAACCATTTATTTTGCTAAACTTGGTCTTCTCTTTTGCTTCAGCATACACTGCTCCCATCGTATTGATGAGTCAAAACCGACAGTCAGAAGAAGATCGTCGCAACTCTCATATAGATCACGAAGTCAACCGCACCGCATCACAAAATATTGAACTCCTGCATCAAAAATTAGACGCTCACGAACAACAGCGTTTGGAGTTAATGCAACTTCTCAAAGAACAGCAGCAACATTTAAGCGAGCTAAAAGCAAAAGCAGTTTTTGCTCAACAACAGCAAACAGAGAGCAAAGTGTCTGCTGAAGCAACCAAAAACCAGAATAATCTTGTTTATCTCCAGCCTGTTGTAGACCGTGGCAGTGTATCTGTCAAAGTAGTTCGCAAAGTTTAGTCTTCAGGGCAATACTCAGAAAATAGGTGCGAAATACTTTGCAACCCTCGCATCACAGGTAATCCCAATTTTAAAAAAATAGTGAGTTGAGAGTAAGTCTAAGTAAGACTTTCTCAATCCAAAATCTAAAATCCAAAATCCAAAATTTAAGGACTAGCAACAATGAGTACGTTTATAAATGCTGTTCCCTCTGGAATCGCCGCCTTTACCGCGACTAATCTTGATGATATCGTCATCCTAACACTACTTTTTTCGCAGGTTAATACAGCATTTCGGCACCGCCACATTATCGTAGGGCAGTATCTAGGCTTCACAGTCTTGGTTATTATCAGTCTGTTAGGGTTTTTTGGGAGTTTTGTTCTGCCTAGTGTTTGGTTGGATGTTTCTGGCTTTATCCCCATTGCTGTAGGTTTAAATCGTTTGGTCAATATAGAAGAGGAAGATATAGATGATGAACTAGAGATACCTTCGTCTCAATTCTCACCTATAGGTAGTTTTCTGTCTCCTCAAACCTATGGTGTGGCAGCTATCACCTTTGCTAATGGTGGTGACAACATCGGTATTTATATGCCATTATTTGCCAGCAGTAGTTCAGTGAATTTGCTAATTACTATAGGTGTATTCTTTATCCTTGTTGCAGTCTGGTGTTATATAGCCTATCAGTTAACTC
This genomic interval from Scytonema hofmannii PCC 7110 contains the following:
- a CDS encoding PAS domain S-box protein, producing the protein MTSIDPKLERLFPGDSELAARMRAFDWSKTDLGLPEQWPDNLRVAVSLCLTSRIPIVMYWGRDFTVLYNDAYISFLGATKHPRYLGQPARECWQEIWETIGSMLESVYATGSATLSEDVRMFFARRLPLEEVYVRFTFGPILASDGKTVQGIFCPCTETTEQVVSARRLETHRNIGSRVAETQMAEEACQEAAKVIAENPHDIPFAAIYLVDETGTRATMSASVGLPEDGYLLPWVVSADDDSSVLPLALVLRTQRPAECSNLETLVAQFPGEPRPDLTKQVLVLPISVGTNEHLTGLFVVGVSHYLVLDTAYRTFFDLVTGFIGTAIANARAYEAERKRAEALAELDRAKTTFFSNISHEFRTPLTLILGLLKDTLSNSAGLNPSEREQLETVHRNSLRLLKLVNTLLDFSRIEADRVQAVYEPTDLAMLTADLAGVFRSAIERAGMRLVVHCSPLSRFVYVDRQMWEKIVLNLLSNAFKFTFEGEIAVTLYDCQDCVELEVRDTGTGIPADELPHIFERFHRVQGARGRTYEGSGIGLSLVQELVRLHGGTIQVSSVVDRGTSFTVSIPTGYAHLPSECINSTRTLTSTVTGATPYVEEVLRWLPEEEGQGSRGAGEQDSSSERTTRILLADDNADMRDYVKRLLSQQYEVEAVRDGVAALAAVRQQLPDLVLTDVMMPELDGFELLRELRADPQTKELPIILLSARAGEESRIEGIEAGADDYLIKPFSARELLARVEANLKLAQLRQESTRREQAQRREVETAKEQLESVLSGINDLFLVLDREWRYIYVNNRVVETVGLPKEALLGKSIWELFPDVVGSKFYTQVHRAIAEQTAVHFEYYYPAWNRWFENHAYPSSDGLTIFITEISDRKRAEVALRESEARFRSFAENSNDVIWITSAREYRLIYVSPSYDRVWGRLATEIYTDLTRFIEYVHPDDRQRIQTGWEQCIQGGFSQEYRVIRPDGSIVWIYDRGFPIYDDRGELLYLGGIAEDITKRKQAELMLVEQKKLLESIASGHPLDECLSAVCVSVSNLNPPTRACILLTDAQCRKFPHSIAPDFPPLFGEGLKDAPINDLCIGTCGEAVYSRQPITCADIANDNRWSKEWRDLCVAHGVLACHSVPVLGVDNQPLGSLMLCLNEARMPTDWEYQLATFGTQIASIVFERDRSSLALRESEERLRRVIEIETVGVIFFKTDGSITDANDAFVQMSGYSREDFEQGRVRWNEMTPPEWMPHSLRAIEEFQSTGYTTPYEKEYIRKDGSRWWALFAASRLSDGEGVELIVDISARKQAEDALRQREAELHLVTNAVPALISFVDSDQRYRFNNRGYEEWFGHPETEIYGKHIREVLGETAYEEIRPYVEQVLAGQQVTFESQIPYKDGGTRYVRATYVPRFNSQGSVEGFVALVNDISDRKRAETEREQLLAREQAARAEAERANRVKDEFLAIVSHELRSPLNPILGWSTLLQTQTLDRAKTTYALSTIARNAKLQSELIEDLLDISRILRGKLSLNVCPVDLASTIQAAMETVRLAAQAKSIQIHTILEPEVGLVSGDSSRLQQVVWNLLSNAVKFTPSGGRVDIRLERLGSVAQITVSDTGKGIHPDFLPHVFDYFRQEDGATTRKFGGLGLGLAIVHHLVELHGGTVKAESPGEGQGAIFTVRLSLMQTSPKINQDGKPSEPALDLTGIQVLVVDDDADSREFVAFLIEQYGANVINVASAGEALVALTHSKPDVLLSDIGMPEVDGYMLMRQVRALPPEQGGQIPAIALTAYAGEINYRQAILAGFQRHIPKPVDPANLVYSIADLVRDVTSMERQ
- a CDS encoding helix-turn-helix domain-containing protein — translated: MLTAKQPEIGKLIRELQQHKGLTQKKFAAKLGVIFLTVNSWENERSAATR
- a CDS encoding DUF1003 domain-containing protein; the encoded protein is MKAQTNKTVKSVVELPQSQEDTSTELQKSQKTDSDLTMGQRLADAMAAKVGSWAFLTAQTSILAAWVTFNSIPGLPHWDQQPFILLNLVFSFASAYTAPIVLMSQNRQSEEDRRNSHIDHEVNRTASQNIELLHQKLDAHEQQRLELMQLLKEQQQHLSELKAKAVFAQQQQTESKVSAEATKNQNNLVYLQPVVDRGSVSVKVVRKV
- a CDS encoding cadmium resistance transporter, which translates into the protein MSTFINAVPSGIAAFTATNLDDIVILTLLFSQVNTAFRHRHIIVGQYLGFTVLVIISLLGFFGSFVLPSVWLDVSGFIPIAVGLNRLVNIEEEDIDDELEIPSSQFSPIGSFLSPQTYGVAAITFANGGDNIGIYMPLFASSSSVNLLITIGVFFILVAVWCYIAYQLTHQKAIAKILMRYGNSLVPFLLIGLGVYIALDSLVLAVLSVVVMFFGWMFFNMSRQRVTSA